AAATAGCAAACAAGACATTCTAACATCTCTGGATAAAATATCAGGTGTTACTGAAGCAAGTATTTATCCTGATTTTGATGGATTCGCTCGCCTGCATGCCCACAATAAATCTTATATTGAACCCGATGCTCAAGACTATCTGCGACGCGGTATTGAAGCTGACCAAAATGATAATCCAGATGATGCCATCGAATACTACACCGAAGTCATTCGGTTGGATCCGCCAGACGCTTTCATTGTTTCCATAGCACATTCCAATCGTGGTGTTGCTTACTCGAAAAAAGGCGAAACAGAGCGTGCCATTGAGGACTATGACCAAACTATACGACTCAATCCAGAATCCGCCGCTGCGTATAACAATCGTGGTTACGCTTACCGCCAAAAAGGCGAATTTAAACGCGCTATTGAAGATTATGATCGAGCTATACAGATCAGATCGGATAACGTTCTGTTTTACAACAATCGCGCTATAGCACTATTACACCTACAGGAATGGGAAAAAGCAAAATCAGACCTGACGATTGCCAGAAACATGGGAGTAGATATCATTGCCTTATTTCGTAGCTCATTTTCAAGCATTGCGGACTTTGAAGAAAAGTACAGTATTGAAGTGCCAGAGGACATCGCCACACTACTAACTTCCTCATAGGCATAGCAGTGAAACAAAAAATTGTCCGCTTAGCAGATAACTTGCCGACACCAAAGTCAATAATCCGCGAAATCCGTGCCATCCGCGCCAATCCGCGATTCTGACGACAGAGATAATCCGAGATTGAGAAAAGAGAAGCAATCTGTCTAATCCGCGATTCAGAAAGAGACGCAATGAATTGCGCAACTACGAACAGAGACACTCTTAAAATCCGAGAAATCTGCGTAATCCGCCTAATCCGCGATTCTGACAATAGAGATAATCCTCCATCCCAACAACCATCTACATGAAGGATACCAAATGAACAGCAACCTGAAGTATAAAGACATAACCCAAAAGAT
The window above is part of the Candidatus Poribacteria bacterium genome. Proteins encoded here:
- a CDS encoding tetratricopeptide repeat protein encodes the protein MEDKNNITAKTINEFIEWAAQFSDGQYLFRGVSTESYKIEASAYRRLPEIDRNDPKKLLKINKDLIMKAKALGHDEKNGQQLSDLEILAELQHFGAATCLIDFSRSALVALWFACQQGSRGGANGKVYAVRHDDMVRLKTVNPDLITKDIDYFLEPDESGRYPLYQWQPKLQNNRIIAQQSVFVFSGAQIEAEAECIIDKNSKQDILTSLDKISGVTEASIYPDFDGFARLHAHNKSYIEPDAQDYLRRGIEADQNDNPDDAIEYYTEVIRLDPPDAFIVSIAHSNRGVAYSKKGETERAIEDYDQTIRLNPESAAAYNNRGYAYRQKGEFKRAIEDYDRAIQIRSDNVLFYNNRAIALLHLQEWEKAKSDLTIARNMGVDIIALFRSSFSSIADFEEKYSIEVPEDIATLLTSS